Proteins from one Podospora pseudocomata strain CBS 415.72m chromosome 4, whole genome shotgun sequence genomic window:
- a CDS encoding hypothetical protein (antiSMASH:Cluster_4; EggNog:ENOG503NXRX; SMCOG1138:FAD linked oxidase domain protein; CAZy:AA7; COG:C) produces the protein MPSLYCFVALGITLTQALAAAYTNPKDYAQMPVPRQSPLPSESVQQGLGPLLSKNASIFGPDDSRWSDATERYQDFAVPQVQVVVQPGVEDDIPTIVKYANEHGINFFVVNRGHSLTSTVGRFNGIQIDVRSLTDISINKDAMTVKLQAGARNYETIDVLWKEGYVTTTGSCSCVGMVGPALGGGHGVQQGVHGLIADNLICLNVVLANGTAITVSETSYPDLWWAMRGAGHNFGIVTSFDMKIYPVTVPSYYYRNYVFTDKHVEPLFEELNKFHANGSLSPTWGGAFGVYTMEPSVSTTEATIFWTFIYGGSKEDAAADLSPFDALGPVAVDEGDVPFTSISDILISGLESDLCAPSKVHITGTAGLQVYNVTVQRQLYDLYNKKVAKEPLLSGTKLVHEGYAVEGVLRGKPEDSAFPLRDDNLLMYFDAMPPPNSGLENFAFQWARETEDLWNAGEGEWRKPTTYVNYAAGHESLESMYGYEPWRLEKLRALKAQYDPLNKFAYYNPIVPLES, from the exons ATGCCGTCGCTCTATTGTTTTGTTGCACTGggcatcaccctcacccaagCCCTCGCTGCGGCGTATACCAACCCAAAGGACTACGCTCAGATGCCAGTTCCAAGACAGAGCCCTTTGCCGTCTGAGTCTGTCCAGCAAGGGCTCGGCCCTTTGCTTTCCAAGAATGCCAGTATTTTTGGGCCAGACGACTCCCGTTGGTCGGACGCTACCGAGCGATATCAAGATTTCGCGGTGCCGCAGGTGCAGGTTGTTGTTCAACCCGGGGTAGAGGACGATATCCCGACGATT GTGAAATATGCAAATGAGCATGGTATCAACTTCTTTGTTGTCAATCGCGGGCACTCATTAACGTCAACTGTTGGAAGGTTCAACGGCATCCAGATCGACGTGAGAAGTCTGACAGACATCTCCATCAACAAGGATGCGATGACGGTTAAGCTCCAGGCTGGGGCGCGGAATTATGAGACGATTGACGTCCTTTGGAAGGAGGGCTATGTCACAA caACTGGAAGTTGCTCCTGCGTCGGCATGGTCGGACCAGCATTGGGAGGCGGTCACGGTGTGCAGCAGGGCGTCCATGGCCTCATAGCCGACAACCTGATCTGCCTGAACGTTGTGCTCGCCAATGGAACAGCCATCACGGTTAGCGAAACATCCTATCCCGACTTGTGGTGGGCGATGAGAGGCGCCGGTCACAACTTTGGCATTGTTACCAGTTTTGATATGAAGATTTACCCGGTCACGGTCCCGTCTTACTACTACAGGAACTACGTCTTCACAGACAAACACGTCGAGCCGCTCTTCGAGGAGCTGAATAAGTTCCATGCAAACGGTAGCCTTTCGCCGACGTGGGGAGGGGCGTTTGGTGTTTACACCATGGAGCCGAGCGTGAGCACTACTGAG GCCACAATATTCTGGACATTCATCTACGGAGGCTCCAAAGAGGATGCCGCAGCGGATCTGTCACCGTTCGATGCCCTCGGCCCCGTGGCGGTGGATGAAGGCGATGTGCCATTCACCTCCATATCAGACATCTTGATCAGCGGACTGGAATCAGATCTGTGCGCGCCGAGCAAGGTCCATATCACAGGCACAGCCGGCCTCCAAGTCTACAACGTCACTGTACAGCGGCAGCTCTATGACCTGTACAACAAGAAGGTCGCCAAGGAGCCGTTGCTGTCAGGCACCAAGCTAGTCCATGAAGGCTATGCCGTTGAGGGTGTTCTGAGGGGCAAGCCGGAGGACTCTGCTTTTCCACTGCGTGACGATAATCTTCTGAT GTACTTCGACGCCATGCCTCCACCAAACTCGGGCCTGGAGAACTTTGCCTTCCAGTGGGCTCGGGAAACGGAGGATCTGTGGAACGCAGGCGAAGGTGAATGGCGGAAGCCCACGACATACGTCAACTATGCCGCGGGCCACGAGTCGCTGGAGTCCATGTACGGCTATGAACCGTGGCGGTTGGAGAAGCTACGTGCCCTCAAGGCACAGTACGATCCCCTCAATAAGTTTGCATATTACAACCCCATAGTTCCATTGGAGAGCTAG
- a CDS encoding hypothetical protein (SMCOG1034:cytochrome P450; COG:Q; antiSMASH:Cluster_4; EggNog:ENOG503P196), which translates to MALLNIYTTLTSFLSPTATLWLAVSLTVLGSYLLYQWLLPKPLPGIPFNTEATKSLFGDAPAMSREISVTGEFSMWLAHQVERMGEPICQVFIRPFSKPWILVGDFHEAQDILMRRTEFEKPQFLIDGLLALGDWNARYKTNDPTFRARRHLKQDLMAPNFLNSFMGPFLHSEGLKLVKLFEAKMKLADGRPFSVRSDYYHAALDTMVHYAFGGNIPDSATDPQLETISNMRPSQIPPASKDEPVIFPETPISPFLAAVHHAPDVLEKTTIAWAPKLSFWWWSQQPWFRKIFSQKEQVVPKQLDVAIRNFEAGEVKTALEHHLMREKIAAEKQGREPLLNSHIMVDEIFADMIAGHHTTGGSMGWVTKYLTGYPEAQSKLRDALYSALPEAVAEKRFPTFEELRRARIPYLEAVIEETLRLTPFSMTREATEDTEILGYKIPKGCQVFMVNAGPGYLSPSLPVNENARSPTSKAAKRRPHWDESKDLKLFEPERWLVTKEDGGVEFDAGAGPQLGFGMGIRQCWGRKLAHLEIRTIMALVVWNFELLEIPEALGGYAGFDGISRQPQKVYVRLRKLNSW; encoded by the exons ATGGCTCTTCTGAACATCTATACGACGCTTACTAGCTTCCTGTCGCCAACAGCCACACTCTGGCTGGCTGTTTCGCTCACAGTCCTTGGTTCTTATTTGCTGTACCAATGGCTGCTTCCCAAACCGCTCCCCGGCATTCCGTTCAACACGGAAGCTACAAAGTCGTTGTTCGGTGACGCACCAGCCATGAGCAGGGAAATCAGCGTCACGGGAGAGTTTAGCATGTGGCTAGCCCATCAGGTCGAACGAATGGGTGAACCCATCTGCCAAGTCTTCATCCGTCCGTTTTCCAAGCCATGGATCCTGGTGGGCGATTTCCACGAAGCTCAGGACATTTTGATGCGCCGCACCGAGTTTGAGAAGCCTCAGTTCTTGATCGACGGGCTCCTCGCTTTGGGTGATTGGAATGCGAGGTACAAGACCAACGACCCCACCTTCCGagcccgccgccacctcaaGCAAGACTTGATGGCACCAAACTTCCTGAACAGCTTCATGGGCCCTTTTCTTCACAGCGAGGGGTTGAAGCTCGTCAAGCTTTTCGAGGCAAAGATGAAGCTTGCCGATGGGAGACCGTTTTCTGTGAGGTCGGATTACTACCACGCTGCCCTCGACACCATGGTTCACTACGCCTTCGGCGGAAATATTCCAGACTCGGCAACGGACCCTCAGTTGGAGACGATATCCAATATGAGGCCCTCGCAAATCCCCCCAGCCAGCAAGGACGAGCCTGTGATCTTTCCTGAGACTCCAATCTCGCCATTCCTCGCCGCTGTCCATCACGCACCTGATGTCTTGGAAAAGACCACAATTGCCTGGGCGCCCAAACTCAGtttctggtggtggagccAACAGCCATGGTTCCGGAAGATCTTCTCACAAAAGGAACAAGTCGTCCCCAAGCAGCTCGACGTGGCGATTCGGAATTTTGAAGCGGGCGAGGTCAAGACAGCTCTGGAGCACCATCTGATGCGGGAGAAAATTGCAGCTGAGAAACAAGGGCGTGAGCCTCTGTTGAACAGTCACATCATGGTCGATGAG ATTTTTGCAGACATGATCGCCGGTCATCATACCACAGGGGGATCAATGGGATGGGTTACCAAGTATTTGACTGGCTACCCCGAAGCCCAGTCTAAACTCCGCGATGCACTGTACTCTGCTCTTCCGGAGGCTGTTGCAGAAAAACGCTTCCCCACCTTTGAAGAACTTCGCCGAGCGAGAATTCCTTACCTTGAGGCGGTCATCGAGGAGACGCTGCGCCTGACACCATTCAGCATGACAAGGGAGGCTACGGAAGACACCGAAATTCTGGGCTACAAGATCCCTAAAGGATGCCAGGTCTTTATGGTCAATGCCGGACCTGGATACCTCTCCCCTTCGCTGCCTGTAAACGAGAATGCTCGTAGCCCGACGTCCAAGGCGGCGAAGAGACGGCCTCATTGGGATGAGTCCAAGGATCTGAAGCTGTTTGAGCCTGAGCGCTGGCTTGTCAccaaggaggatgggggtgtggAGTTTGATGCAGGCGCGGGACCGCAGTTGGGATTCGGCATGGGTATCAGACAatgttgggggaggaagctggcgCATCTGGAGATTAGAACGATTATGGCGTTGGTGGTTTGGAATTTTGAGTTGTTGGAGATTCCAGAGGCTTTGGGGGGTTATGCTGGGTTTGATGGAATTTCGAGACAGCCGCAGAAGGTTTATGTCAGGTTGCGGAAGTTGAATTCCTGGTAG
- a CDS encoding hypothetical protein (EggNog:ENOG503NZXG; COG:K; antiSMASH:Cluster_4), with the protein MLGKPSLDPGEVDTSFSTLNAESTMQSSQRKRVVSSCIPCYTRKQKCNRQYPCNHCSRRRRPEQCAYNPSQATLPPSPSQTQKDHLHDDEIQTDESQQEAQAERRPSASSSVQDTINWGGLKEGREPTSLAEVFGYFENSKSNTIALVRKLGADDDATGHSSEPVPVPEETAIIAQRLFASMPNRSILDFLVRYFIAEVSWMDQLIYPPWFLSHYQKWWEMERTSTAYGIEFAVLVLRICSYASQFLPSPTCTIDSIRGVPLADIRKSCDRVADALTPICSRLDAHGSLIRVQHVAFAGLRSLCQGRTNAHWEALSCAVRVAQRIGLHVDATSGFYSPNMDELEKEMRRRTFCNLYVWDSVLSKRLDQIPFLPDALNPDTMPRMHLVLGLDDVPQADAPDLFTERVLEAQLANFWRTHGSGNATEYDPIAAEERYEKFCSEFLPEIPPVFALYPDTCDKWDTRLPTLPLQRQMFHMAILESLCHNFRPALFQEANSIQQLPAYKQILLSSHKRALAVIALNLLEGVSALHLMMGGSHTRHASLIIPTFEAAVVLLCLCSDGNFPPKAETTLRRGSTTSMTKSSDPFGVGVTDVTKDECIQAVRSALGRLQTLADMNHMAEVGARTLTRLLGKIEKISDTTVSEANTLMRLDTDPIVVTDPALQLSEAWNCLQTPDYAEVEFLAENTPTTDMSVFSWF; encoded by the exons ATGCTGGGGAAACCGAGTCTGGACCCTGGTGAAGTTGATACCTCTTTCAGCACCCTGAACGCCGAATCGACAATGCAATCAAGCCAGAGAAAACGGGTGGTTTCATCATGTATCCCTTGTTACACCAGGAAACAGAAG TGCAACCGGCAGTATCCATGTAACCATTGCAGCCGCCGTCGACGCCCCGAACAATGCGCCTACAACCCTTCTCAAGCTACATTACCACCCAgtccatcccaaacccagaAAGACCACCTTCATGATGACGAAATCCAAACAGATGAGAGCCAACAAGAGGCTCAGGCTGAAAGGAGGCCCTCTGCTTCATCTTCAGTCCAGGACACGATCAACTGGGGGGGTCTCAAAGAGGGGAGAGAACCGACATCCCTTGCGGAGGTTTTCGGGTATTTTGAGAATAGCAAATCCAACACGATTGCTCTGGTGAGAAAG CTAGGGGCAGATGACGATGCAACGGGGCACAGCAGCGAGCCCGTGCCAGTGCCAGAAGAAACGGCGATCATAGCCCAAAGGCTGTTCGCTTCAATGCCTAATCGTTCCATCCTCGACTTTCTGGTACGGTATTTCATCGCGGAGGTTAGCTG GATGGATCAGCTCATATATCCGCCTTGGTTTCTTTCACATTATCAGAAATGGTGGGAAATGGAGCGGACATCGACTGCCTACGGTATCGAGTTTGCAGTGCTGGTTCTCAGGATATGTTCCTATGCCTCTCAATTCCTCCCTTCGCCGACCTGTACTATCGACAGCATCAGGGGAGTGCCGCTGGCTGACATCCGTAAGTCCTGTGATAGAGTGGCCGATGCACTCACACCAATCTGCTCACGCCTCGACGCACACGGGTCTCTTATACGGGTTCAGCACGTCGCTTTTGCTGGGCTGAGGTCCCTGTGCCAGGGCCGAACAAATGCGCACTGGGAAGCGCTAAGTTGCGCTGTTCGAGTGGCACAGAGAATTGGGCTGCATGTTGATGCCACATCAGGTTTTTACAGCCCCAACATGGACGAGCTCGAAAAGGAAATGAGACGGAGGACGTTTTGCAATCTTTATGTCTGGGACAGTGTGCTATCTAAACGTCTGGATCAAATCCCTTTCTTACCAGACGCACTGAACCCTGACACCATGCCTCGAATGCACCTTGTGCTTGGCCTCGACGACGTCCCTCAAGCCGATGCTCCTGACCTGTTCACCGAGCGCGTGCTCGAGGCACAGCTAGCCAACTTCTGGCGGACTCATGGTTCCGGGAACGCGACTGAATACGACCCCATTGCTGCAGAGGAACGATACGAGAAGTTCTGCAGCGAGTTTCTTCCCGAAATACCACCTGTCTTTGCTCTCTACCCTGACACATGCGACAAGTGGGATACCCGTCTTCCAACCTTACCGTTACAGCGTCAGATGTTTCATATGGCTATCTTGGAGTCGCTTTGCCACAACTTCCGCCCTGCGCTATTTCAGGAGGCCAACTCGATTCAGCAACTCCCAGCCTACAAGCAGATATTGCTCTCATCCCACAAGCGAGCGCTGGCCGTCATAGCACTAAACTTACTTGAAGGTGTCTCTGCCCTCCatctgatgatgggtggCTCACACACACGCCATGCGAGTCTCATCATCCCAACCTTTGAGGCTGCAGTGGTCCTTTTGTGTCTCTGCTCCGACGGAAACTTCCCACCAAAAGCAGAGACCACACTCCGAAGGGGGTCCACTACCAGCATGACGAAGTCCTCAGATCCCTTCGGAGTAGGCGTCACTGACGTTACTAAGGACGAGTGCATCCAGGCTGTAAGGAGTGCGCTGGGCCGACTACAAACTCTTGCCGATATGAACCACATGGCTGAGGTGGGCGCAAGAACGCTCACACGCCTTCTTGGAAAGATAGAGAAGATCAGTGATACCACGGTTAGCGAGGCCAACACACTAATGAGACTGGATACCGATCCAATCGTCGTCACTGATCCCGCACTTCAGCTGTCGGAGGCGTGGAATTGCCTACAGACGCCAGACTATGCCGAAGTAGAGTTCTTGGCTGAGAATACACCAACAACTGATATGAGTGTATTTAGTTGGTTTTGA